A single Iodidimonas sp. SYSU 1G8 DNA region contains:
- a CDS encoding DUF2312 domain-containing protein — protein MADVGGIAAGQLKSIVERIERLEEEKKGLQEDIKDIYAEAKGNGFDPKIVRQVIRLRKMERADRQELEALVELYLAAVEG, from the coding sequence ATGGCCGATGTCGGCGGTATCGCGGCGGGTCAACTCAAGTCCATCGTCGAGCGCATCGAGCGGCTCGAGGAAGAAAAGAAGGGCCTGCAGGAAGATATCAAGGACATCTATGCCGAGGCCAAGGGCAACGGATTCGACCCCAAGATCGTCCGTCAGGTGATTCGCCTGCGCAAGATGGAGCGGGCGGACCGTCAGGAACTGGAAGCCCTGGTCGAACTCTATCTCGCAGCCGTCGAGGGATAA